In Psychrobacter immobilis, a single genomic region encodes these proteins:
- the infC gene encoding translation initiation factor IF-3 has translation MNINEDITAKEVRLVKEDGEQMGVVDIETAMKAAREDSLDLVELVPEAKPPVCKIMDYKHFLYDQKQKAKEAKKNQKQTQLKEMKLRPSTEEADYQVKLKKIVSFLEDQDKVKISIRFRGREMAHQEIGRKQLDRIIEDTAEIANVEQYPKMEGRQMGMLLGPTKKK, from the coding sequence TTGAACATCAACGAAGATATCACAGCCAAAGAAGTCCGTCTCGTTAAAGAAGACGGCGAACAGATGGGCGTGGTCGATATCGAAACCGCGATGAAAGCGGCACGTGAGGACAGTCTAGATTTGGTCGAATTGGTTCCTGAAGCCAAACCGCCAGTATGCAAAATCATGGATTATAAGCATTTCCTCTATGATCAAAAGCAAAAGGCGAAAGAAGCTAAAAAGAACCAAAAGCAAACTCAGCTAAAAGAGATGAAGCTGCGTCCTAGTACTGAAGAAGCTGATTATCAGGTTAAACTGAAAAAAATCGTCAGCTTTTTGGAAGACCAAGACAAAGTTAAAATCAGTATTCGCTTTCGTGGCCGTGAAATGGCGCACCAAGAAATTGGTCGCAAGCAGCTAGATCGTATTATCGAAGATACTGCTGAGATTGCTAACGTTGAGCAATATCCTAAGATGGAAGGTCGTCAGATGGGTATGCTGCTTGGGCCAACTAAGAAAAAGTAA
- a CDS encoding toxic anion resistance protein: MQELTPPENATTPSISLTAPEPVREIQKSEADQMVKLDDSQIPELDAKVDAFVDHVINNSVHSAEFQQNVQSIHNLGTKEIRESAQVSNRMLDLPAKSLNDSLFDNSPIAKSLTELRGIVEDLDPSKKELTSSRKLFGLIPFGNKVQDYFRQYESAQSHINAVVTSLYNGKDELLKDNAMIEQEKVNMWELMQSIRQYVYVGKKIDEQLEQKVYAIEATDPEKARIIKEEMLFYVRQKNTDFLTQLAVNVQGYLALDTIRRNNLELIKGVDRATTTTVSALRTAVVVAQAMTNQKLVLDQITALNKTTSSLIESTSAMLKRQSGEIHEHATSSSIELDKLQNAFNNVYDTMDMISNYKIEALENMKQTVNTLTTEVDKAQKYLDKSNQTTVLEVSKEIDSKKITNRSSTVDIDI, from the coding sequence ATGCAAGAATTGACCCCACCAGAAAACGCAACGACGCCAAGTATTTCTCTAACCGCGCCTGAACCTGTGAGAGAAATACAAAAAAGCGAAGCAGATCAGATGGTCAAATTGGATGACAGCCAAATCCCAGAACTTGATGCCAAGGTCGATGCCTTTGTTGATCATGTGATTAATAATTCTGTGCACAGTGCTGAGTTTCAGCAAAATGTGCAATCGATTCATAATCTCGGCACCAAAGAGATTCGTGAATCAGCCCAAGTGTCTAATCGTATGCTTGATTTACCCGCCAAAAGTCTCAATGACAGCTTGTTTGATAATTCCCCTATCGCCAAGTCATTGACTGAGTTGCGCGGCATCGTCGAAGATTTAGATCCCAGTAAAAAAGAGCTGACCAGCTCGCGTAAGTTATTCGGTCTCATCCCATTTGGCAATAAAGTACAGGATTACTTCCGTCAATATGAATCGGCACAATCACATATCAACGCCGTAGTAACCAGTCTATATAATGGTAAGGATGAGCTGCTCAAAGACAATGCGATGATTGAGCAAGAAAAAGTCAATATGTGGGAGCTGATGCAATCCATACGCCAATACGTTTATGTCGGCAAAAAGATTGATGAGCAGTTAGAACAGAAGGTTTATGCGATAGAAGCGACCGATCCCGAAAAAGCACGCATTATTAAAGAAGAGATGTTGTTTTATGTGCGTCAAAAAAACACCGACTTTTTAACTCAGTTAGCCGTGAACGTGCAAGGCTATTTAGCGCTCGATACCATTCGCCGCAATAACTTAGAATTGATAAAAGGCGTTGATCGAGCCACCACAACCACCGTATCTGCACTACGTACAGCGGTCGTGGTTGCACAAGCGATGACCAATCAAAAACTGGTGCTTGATCAAATTACTGCTTTAAATAAAACCACCAGTAGCTTAATTGAATCGACCTCAGCGATGCTAAAACGTCAGTCAGGTGAAATCCATGAGCATGCGACCAGTAGCAGCATTGAGCTTGATAAATTGCAAAACGCTTTCAATAACGTCTATGATACGATGGATATGATTAGCAATTATAAAATTGAAGCGCTAGAGAACATGAAACAGACGGTCAATACTTTGACTACTGAAGTCGATAAGGCTCAGAAATACTTGGATAAGTCTAATCAAACAACAGTATTAGAAGTGTCGAAAGAGATAGACAGTAAAAAGATAACCAATAGATCAAGTACAGTCGATATCGACATTTGA
- the rnr gene encoding ribonuclease R, with the protein MSWNDPNASSEAKRYDNPIPSRELILSTINEHGEVTHQQLAKAFNIDDPDQFDALGNRLKAMARDGQVNRDGRPYRYRTVTKQDVVRGTVSAHPKGFGFVLLSDMPDLFLHEKQMRWVFNGDTVDAVGTSTDNRGRTEGRIVDVVERRQNNFIGTLARDEDGYCVELGSPNNHQPITVTEENVQAMNAKQGSPVKVDVIDWPNQHEFATGKITEVLSDDNDRELIIETTLLNYDIPSDFSEAALKQANDYQEPTEKDLKGRKDLRDLPLVTIDGEDARDFDDAVFAEKRSGGNYRVLVAIADVSYYVTPNSPLDKDAYERGTSVYFPHRVIPMLPEVLSNGLCSLNPDRDRLCMVADIKISRAGKVTGYEFYPAVMHSQARLTYNQVNAYLENPEDKSVPTSLTGNKDVKKSVDTLHQLYELLLKKREERHAMEFETVETYIKFNEKGGIEAILPRTRGDAQKLIEECMLLANTCAANFALKHELPVLYRNHDKPDGEKSMRIHEYAKNFGLSFPEENPTQADYQRIIEATKDRPDAISIHSMLLRSMMQANYAPDNIGHFGLAYDEYSHFTSPIRRYPDLMLHRAIKAKVTNTQQPVMDFSLEAAGTQTSDTERRAEKASRYVESWLKCHYMKDHVGEEFEGVVTTVTSFGLFVTLTDLYIDGLVHISNVGDDFFVYDEQQQQLIGKDKGTLFGLGDRVKVKVAGVNMDLLQIDFDLKAKLQSSEMNQTKSAPSKKSTEKKSTDRRGPAKKTGSRSKGASKKS; encoded by the coding sequence ATGAGTTGGAACGATCCAAACGCCTCAAGTGAGGCAAAAAGATATGACAATCCTATCCCTAGTCGCGAACTGATACTCAGTACGATTAATGAGCATGGTGAAGTCACGCATCAACAATTGGCAAAAGCCTTTAATATTGATGACCCAGACCAGTTTGACGCTTTAGGCAATCGCCTAAAAGCGATGGCACGTGATGGACAAGTAAACCGCGACGGTCGTCCTTATCGCTATCGCACGGTGACCAAGCAAGATGTCGTCAGAGGTACAGTGTCTGCACATCCGAAAGGCTTTGGCTTTGTATTATTAAGCGATATGCCAGATTTGTTTTTGCATGAAAAGCAAATGCGCTGGGTTTTCAACGGTGACACTGTAGATGCAGTCGGTACATCGACAGACAATCGCGGGCGCACAGAAGGACGTATCGTCGATGTCGTTGAACGTCGCCAAAATAACTTCATTGGTACATTAGCGCGTGATGAAGATGGCTACTGTGTCGAGCTTGGTAGTCCAAATAATCACCAGCCGATTACCGTTACTGAAGAAAATGTACAAGCGATGAATGCCAAGCAAGGCTCTCCTGTTAAGGTTGATGTTATTGATTGGCCAAATCAGCATGAATTTGCGACGGGTAAAATCACCGAAGTACTGTCTGATGACAATGATCGCGAACTGATTATTGAAACCACCTTACTCAATTATGACATCCCATCAGATTTTAGTGAAGCAGCACTGAAGCAAGCCAACGATTATCAAGAGCCGACTGAAAAAGATTTAAAAGGTCGTAAAGATTTGCGTGATTTGCCGTTGGTGACTATCGATGGTGAAGATGCACGTGATTTTGATGATGCCGTATTTGCCGAAAAACGCTCTGGTGGCAACTATCGTGTCTTAGTTGCGATTGCTGATGTCAGTTATTACGTCACACCAAACTCGCCACTTGATAAAGATGCCTACGAGCGCGGTACGTCCGTATATTTCCCGCATCGTGTGATTCCAATGTTGCCTGAAGTACTCTCTAATGGTCTGTGTTCATTGAATCCTGACCGTGACCGTCTTTGTATGGTCGCCGATATCAAAATATCACGAGCAGGCAAAGTGACCGGTTATGAGTTCTATCCTGCTGTCATGCACTCACAAGCACGCTTAACGTATAATCAAGTGAACGCTTATCTTGAGAATCCAGAAGATAAGAGCGTACCTACCTCACTAACGGGTAATAAAGACGTCAAAAAATCTGTCGATACCTTACATCAATTGTATGAGCTACTGCTTAAAAAGCGTGAAGAGCGTCATGCAATGGAGTTTGAGACAGTTGAGACATACATTAAGTTTAATGAGAAAGGTGGTATCGAAGCAATCCTACCGCGTACTCGCGGTGATGCTCAAAAACTCATTGAAGAATGTATGTTGCTGGCCAATACTTGTGCAGCGAACTTTGCACTCAAGCATGAGCTTCCTGTCTTATATCGTAACCATGACAAACCTGATGGCGAAAAATCAATGCGTATTCACGAATACGCAAAGAATTTTGGTTTAAGCTTTCCAGAAGAAAATCCAACGCAAGCCGATTATCAGCGCATTATTGAAGCCACCAAAGACAGACCCGATGCGATTAGTATCCACAGCATGCTGTTGCGCTCAATGATGCAAGCAAACTATGCGCCTGACAATATCGGTCACTTTGGGCTAGCTTATGACGAATATAGCCACTTCACCTCGCCGATTCGTCGTTACCCTGATTTGATGCTGCATCGTGCCATCAAAGCAAAAGTGACCAATACCCAGCAGCCAGTGATGGACTTTTCTCTTGAAGCGGCTGGCACGCAAACCTCAGATACTGAGCGCCGAGCCGAAAAAGCCTCACGCTATGTAGAGTCTTGGCTCAAGTGTCACTATATGAAAGATCATGTTGGTGAAGAGTTCGAAGGTGTGGTCACTACAGTCACAAGCTTCGGTTTGTTTGTTACCTTGACTGACTTATATATTGATGGTTTGGTTCACATCTCTAATGTCGGTGATGACTTCTTTGTTTACGATGAACAGCAACAACAGCTGATCGGTAAAGACAAAGGGACATTGTTCGGACTGGGCGATCGCGTTAAAGTGAAAGTTGCTGGCGTCAATATGGATCTGCTACAAATTGACTTTGATTTAAAAGCCAAATTGCAATCTAGTGAAATGAATCAAACGAAGAGCGCGCCTTCTAAGAAAAGTACTGAGAAGAAAAGTACTGATAGAAGAGGCCCCGCTAAAAAGACTGGCAGCCGTAGTAAAGGCGCAAGTAAGAAAAGCTAG
- a CDS encoding mechanosensitive ion channel family protein, whose amino-acid sequence MNTDFDRSTMCDFIKACGQMLLLLSILFAFPVYAAGEEVTGITSALGIDTAENPAADKPLLDATSEEEASASPVVIPEPAPPPIISGESTNNAQIETTPTPQKDNDIRQRIQGIFSEIEGLQAINVSVTQGVVTLTGETPNEKKAQQAINLTNRLTDVVTVEDRIDRTLDVQDNVTTVYQGLKAQAKNLVKALPLLLVGIVLFALVTWFGSWLSNRKKMWQRLTPNPFVAELLSQTVKVIFIIFGLILALSLIGAETILGTLLGGAGVIGIAVGFAVKDTIENYIASLMLSIRQPFRARDHILINNQEGIVVRLTSRATILMTLDGNQLRIPNAEVFKATILNYTKNPERRFTFELGVDANDDPLAAIKVGLDAIHTLAFVLDEPKAVAVITNVGDSNIILEFKIWVDQSDTDFSKARSIAIRETKHALENEGFSLPEPIYRLRFNSNLEKAFEHMQDSNASSANTNMTITPITPKVTDKNQNEDNSVDDKDKKQAKARAKLILQGRNADEVLNARPDDKLMEKVEQEIAESSDETDLLNNNSPQE is encoded by the coding sequence ATGAACACTGACTTTGACCGTTCAACGATGTGCGATTTTATAAAAGCGTGCGGTCAAATGCTGTTGTTACTAAGCATCCTTTTTGCCTTTCCAGTGTATGCGGCTGGTGAAGAGGTGACTGGTATCACCTCTGCATTGGGGATAGATACAGCAGAAAACCCGGCAGCTGATAAACCTTTACTTGATGCGACCTCAGAAGAGGAAGCTTCAGCATCTCCAGTTGTCATACCTGAGCCAGCACCACCGCCCATAATCAGTGGTGAGAGCACCAATAATGCGCAAATCGAAACCACTCCTACTCCGCAAAAAGATAATGACATCCGTCAACGTATTCAGGGTATTTTTTCTGAAATAGAAGGTCTGCAGGCTATCAATGTCAGCGTTACGCAAGGTGTTGTCACCTTAACCGGAGAGACGCCGAACGAGAAAAAAGCGCAACAAGCCATTAATTTGACCAACCGCCTGACAGATGTGGTCACTGTCGAAGATCGGATTGATCGTACCCTTGATGTTCAAGACAATGTCACTACCGTTTATCAAGGTCTTAAAGCCCAAGCCAAAAATCTAGTCAAAGCCTTGCCACTCCTATTGGTCGGCATTGTCCTATTTGCATTGGTGACATGGTTTGGTAGTTGGCTGTCTAATCGCAAAAAAATGTGGCAGCGGCTCACGCCCAATCCATTTGTCGCCGAATTGCTGTCACAAACCGTTAAAGTCATTTTTATTATTTTCGGTTTGATTCTTGCGCTGAGTTTGATAGGCGCCGAAACCATCTTAGGTACTTTGCTTGGCGGTGCAGGCGTTATCGGTATCGCCGTTGGTTTTGCGGTCAAAGACACTATTGAGAATTACATTGCCTCGCTCATGCTCAGTATTCGCCAACCATTTCGCGCACGTGATCATATTTTGATTAATAATCAAGAGGGGATTGTAGTACGGCTAACCTCACGTGCGACTATTCTGATGACTTTAGATGGCAACCAGTTGCGCATTCCCAATGCTGAAGTATTTAAAGCAACGATCTTAAACTACACCAAAAATCCAGAACGTCGATTTACCTTTGAGTTAGGCGTTGATGCCAATGATGATCCATTAGCAGCTATCAAGGTCGGACTGGATGCGATACATACATTAGCATTCGTTTTAGATGAACCAAAAGCAGTGGCTGTCATTACCAATGTTGGCGACTCTAATATCATTTTAGAATTTAAAATTTGGGTGGATCAATCAGATACGGATTTCTCAAAAGCACGCAGTATTGCCATTCGTGAGACCAAGCATGCGTTAGAAAATGAAGGCTTCAGCTTGCCTGAACCGATTTATCGTTTGCGTTTTAATAGTAACTTAGAAAAAGCGTTTGAGCATATGCAGGACAGTAACGCCAGCAGTGCTAATACTAATATGACAATTACGCCAATCACGCCCAAAGTGACCGATAAAAACCAGAATGAAGATAATAGCGTTGATGATAAGGACAAAAAACAAGCAAAGGCTCGTGCCAAATTGATTTTACAAGGTCGCAATGCTGATGAGGTGCTTAACGCTCGTCCTGACGACAAACTCATGGAAAAAGTTGAACAGGAAATTGCAGAAAGCTCTGACGAGACTGATTTACTGAATAATAATAGCCCGCAAGAATAA